A segment of the Synechococcus sp. CBW1002 genome:
ACGGGTGTTCTTGAAGGCGTGACCACCGCCGTTCCCCCACTTGCTCTTGGCAATCTGCTCGCTCTCGACGGCAGTGGGTCGCAGCAGATTGCTCCAGTCGCCATTTCTGACGGTCTCAATGCGGCTGTCGAGACTGTTGGCAGGATCCGGCTGGCCGTAGACAAGCGAGGCTTCGGCGCTCTGGCAGAGAGCGGCACTGCAGGCCAGCAGAACCTGGAAGGCAATCAGGGAGCGTTTCATCAGGACAGAAGGGTGCGGACGGTGATGGCACTCAGAGGGGAGGAATCAGAACGGGAGCATCACTCGGCACCCTGTTGGTCCGGCGGCTTCACGGTGGTGGAGATCTCCGCCGTGGAAGTCAGGATCAACGCGTAAAAGTCGCTGATCTGCTCTTCGGAGAGTTTGATGGCGCTGCCCGGTCCCACCCAGCGATTCACCATCTCACGGGAACCGCTGTCGCCGTCCACATAGGCCTGCATCATCTGGGCGATGGCCAGGTTGCCGGCGGTCAGCAAGCCAGGATTGTTCTGCGCCACGATGCAACCGATGCCGGTTCGGGCATAGGGGTAGTCGGGCACTAGCTTCTTGTTGCCAGACCCCCTGTTGGCGGCCAGCCAGAGGCTTGAACCTGCCAGGATGTCCACCGTGTTGTCATTCAAAGCGGCCAGGGCCTCTGCCGGAGTCTTGAATCCCCTGAGCTTGGCCGCAGGCACCACACTGGCGATCACCTGGGCGGCGGCGGAGTTGTCCACCACCCCCACGGTTCTGCCGCTCAGGGAGTCAGGTGTGCCATCGACACCGGCGGGTGCCAGCAGGCGGGTGCCACCAA
Coding sequences within it:
- the grrP gene encoding extracellular substrate binding-like orphan protein GrrP, with amino-acid sequence MRSRLVPVLGALVLLAGLMPPAAQSRPATGELRAVVFDAVLPFIEKRGDSYEGLAVDVLSAVKDEAGATSLHFIPVASIDQGFDAITTGKADIACGVAFTWPRTRQALFTLPFAIGGTRLLAPAGVDGTPDSLSGRTVGVVDNSAAAQVIASVVPAAKLRGFKTPAEALAALNDNTVDILAGSSLWLAANRGSGNKKLVPDYPYARTGIGCIVAQNNPGLLTAGNLAIAQMMQAYVDGDSGSREMVNRWVGPGSAIKLSEEQISDFYALILTSTAEISTTVKPPDQQGAE
- the grrA gene encoding GrrA/OscA1 family cyclophane-containing rSAM-modified RiPP, with the translated sequence MKRSLIAFQVLLACSAALCQSAEASLVYGQPDPANSLDSRIETVRNGDWSNLLRPTAVESEQIAKSKWGNGGGHAFKNTRGSGKWSNGKGGAKWSNSRPTWSNGSYRGGWGNGGSSAWRNGGGDAWRNGSGRTFINW